From a single Miscanthus floridulus cultivar M001 chromosome 8, ASM1932011v1, whole genome shotgun sequence genomic region:
- the LOC136474808 gene encoding transcription termination factor MTEF1, chloroplastic-like encodes MLRLRGHLLSAVRAASSLPAASSLRLHCLFLYSTKNTAPASQFVVEDYLTTSCGLTQEQARKASRFLSHLKSSANPDAVRAFLAGIGVSKADLTAGIARDPRLLCCNVDKTLTPRIAQLRDIGLSPPQISSLISVAPNLSRSPSMVHRLAFYLSFLGSYDKLHTALKRNRVKEIALCAEMLGVPRSSTMFKYALVSIYSISPGKINARSDFLKKTLGCSQAELGAAVRKLPNVLNFSEGRLTRVVDFLKTEVGLDSKYIVRRPAILGYSLPRRLMPRYYVLKALKAKGLVEKDVDFFSAVVMAEKNFMKRFLDPCKDSAPGLADAYAAAYAGQVPPVVQP; translated from the exons ATGCTCCGCCTCCGAGGCCACCTCCTTTCCGCTGTCCGCGCCGCCTCGTCTCTCCCCGCCGCATCCTCCCTCCGCCTCCACTGCCTCTTTCTCTACAGCACCAAGAACACCGCTCCCGCCTCTCAGTTCGTCGTCGAAGACTACCTCACCACCAGCTGCGGCCTGACGCAAGAGCAGGCCCGCAAGGCCTCCAGATTCTTGTCCCACCTCAAGTCCTCCGCAAATCCAGACGCTGTCCGGGCCTTCCTCGCCGGAATCGGCGTCTCCAAAGCCGACCTCACCGCCGGAATCGCCCGGGACCCGCGGCTCCTCTGCTGCAATGTGGACAAAACCCTAACCCCCCGCATCGCCCAGCTCCGCGACATCGGCCTCTCCCCGCCCCAGATCTCCAGTCTCATCTCCGTCGCCCCCAATCTCTCCCGATCTCCTAGTATGGTCCATCGCCTCGCATTCTATCTCTCTTTCTTGGGCTCCTACGACAAGTTACACACCGCCCTCAAGAGGA ACCGTGTCAAGGAAATTGCATTGTGTGCCGAAATGCTTGGTGTGCCACGCAGTTCAACAATGTTCAAGTATGCCCTTGTGTCCATCTACAGCATAAGTCCTGGGAAGATAAATGCTAGGTCAGATTTCTTGAAGAAGACTCTTGGATGCTCTCAGGCTGAGTTGGGCGCTGCTGTGCGGAAGTTGCCAAACGTTCTGAATTTTTCAGAGGGCAGGCTGACTCGTGTGGTAGATTTCCTGAAGACGGAGGTTGGTCTGGATTCCAAGTACATAGTGCGTAGGCCAGCAATCCTCGGCTATAGCTTGCCAAGGCGTCTTATGCCCCGGTATTATGTGCTAAAAGCTCTTAAGGCGAAGGGCTTGGTTGAGAAAGATGTTGACTTTTTCTCAGCTGTTGTTATGGCTGAGAAAAATTTTATGAAGAGGTTTCTTGATCCTTGCAAGGACAGTGCTCCGGGGCTTGCAGATGCTTATGCTGCTGCTTATGCAGGCCAGGTTCCTCCTGTAGTCCAACCATGA
- the LOC136474809 gene encoding transcription termination factor MTERF8, chloroplastic-like, producing MLLLPGRPVLPSPALPYSPSPSPSRFRPLPCTSNAPTSASTAASADATAPSSFSVEDYLVNRCNLYPNVAARVAPELSAIRSPSKPDAVLAFLADALELSPPLIAVAVARDPTILTCSVPRMLAPRADELRALGFTTFQMGLIVVRCGAAAFRSRALVSSVQFWVPYLRGRVDKLVAALKGNPGLLTADLRTVKSTIALLQEEGTLTDGDVGWFAISYCSKLLVASPDEVDTILARADEFGVPRKTRAFKDAIIAAFSATPERLAWKAAFFRDELGWTEAQVKTAAAKMPTLLTVSAERIRRNWEFLTTEVGMDAERVASFPALLRYDLEGRLVPRFQVMRVLLARRLWRGRDFNNIAAITEEDFVAKFIRPFLVKVPNLAKIYEAAVMEKEER from the coding sequence ATGCTCCTCCTCCCGGGGCGTCCAGTCCTCCCCTCGCCGGCGCTGCCATACTCCCCCTCGCCGTCTCCATCCCGTTTCCGCCCCCTCCCCTGCACCAGCAACGCCCCCACCTCTGCTTCCACCGCCGCGTCCGCCGACGCCACCGCCCCCTCGTCCTTCTCCGTCGAAGACTACCTCGTGAACAGGTGCAACCTCTACCCCAACGTGGCCGCGCGCGTGGCGCCGGAGCTCTCCGCCATCAGGTCTCCCTCGAAGCCCGACGCCGTGCTCGCCTTCCTCGCCGACGCGCTCGAGCTCTCCCCGCCGCTCATTGCCGTCGCAGTGGCCCGCGACCCGACGATACTCACCTGCAGCGTGCCAAGGATGCTCGCGCCGCGCGCGGACGAGCTCCGCGCGCTCGGGTTCACCACGTTCCAGATGGGCCTGATCGTCGTGCGCTGCGGCGCGGCCGCGTTCCGCTCACGCGCGCTCGTCTCCAGTGTCCAGTTCTGGGTCCCGTATCTGCGTGGTCGCGTCGACAAGCTCGTCGCCGCGCTCAAGGGCAACCCGGGCCTCCTCACCGCCGACCTCCGGACGGTCAAGTCCACCATCGCGCTGCTCCAAGAGGAAGGCACCCTCACGGATGGCGACGTCGGCTGGTTCGCCATCTCCTACTGCTCCAAGCTGCTTGTCGCGAGCCCGGACGAGGTCGACACCATCCTGGCCCGCGCCGACGAGTTCGGCGTGCCGCGCAAGACGCGGGCGTTCAAGGACGCGATCATCGCGGCGTTCAGCGCCACTCCGGAGCGGCTCGCCTGGAAGGCCGCGTTCTTCAGGGACGAGCTCGGGTGGACGGAGGCGCAGGTGAAGACGGCGGCTGCGAAGATGCCGACGCTGCTGACGGTCTCCGCGGAGCGGATCCGGAGGAACTGGGAGTTCCTGACCACGGAGGTCGGGATGGACGCGGAGcgcgtcgccagcttcccggcgCTGCTGAGGTACGACCTGGAGGGGCGGCTCGTGCCGCGGTTCCAGGTGATGAGGGTGCTGCTGGCGCGGCGGCTGTGGCGCGGCAGGGACTTCAACAACATTGCGGCCATCACGGAGGAGGATTTCGTGGCCAAGTTCATCAGGCCGTTTCTTGTCAAAGTCCCAAACTTGGCCAAGATCTACGAGGCCGCCGTTATGGAGAAGGAAGAACGGTAG